The nucleotide window GACTCCGACTCCGACTACTCCTCCTCTTCCTCTGACGACTACATCGAGGAATCTGATTCCGAAACCCTCACCTACACCCGACCCGGAGAGGCCCCACCCGAAACCGTAAACACCCCCGAAACCAACATCCGCAGGTACACTCGGGTGCTGGAGAGCAAGAGAATCAAGAGGATCCAAGAGGAAGAAGACGAAGACTACGTTTACTTTGAAGACTTATGGGATTTTCCACCAGACCCCGAGAATTGGCGGGAAGAGGATTTGAAGGAGTATTGGGTGGATGCTCCGCTGGAGATGACCAAACCCGGTTGGGACCCGGTTTGGGCTGATGAGGAAGATTGGGAAATTGTTAGGGATGAGATTAAGGAGGGCCGGGACCCGGGGATTGCCCCGTTTTATGTTCCTTATCGGAAGCCTTATCCGGCTATACCGGACAATCATTATGATATTTCGAACCCCAAAGCAGTTATTGAAGAGTTGGATAGGATTGAGGAGTTTCTCAATTGGGTCAGCTACATTTTCCCTGATGGAAGCTCGTATGTTAAACCGACTCTCTCTCTTACTCTTTTCCCCTCATTTTGTTACTATTTGTCTTGTTAAGGCATGCAATTACTTAATTGCAGTATGGTAGTTTATTTAGGACTGGGGAGTTTGCAAATGAGGTAGCTAAATGTGCATTTGGATAAGTTTGAACTTGGTCAATTGCACGAAGCAAAATTGTAGCTTTATGTTGAAAGTCAGTCCTCCACTCGTTTTTAACCCAGTAGTTTGCTTTTGACATGTTTGAAGTTCCGGGTAATGGTATGCCTGGTTCTTGTCTTCCTTTGACTTGTTTGATTACTCATTATAGTCATTCTGCATTTTGTTTAAGGTATGAAGGCACGGTTTGGGATGATTTGGCTCATGGAAAAGGTGTTTATGTTGCAGAACAGGGGCTGGTCAGGTTTTTCAATGCTTAACTCTTCAGTCTTGATTTCTTGAATGTTTGTATCTCTTTACTTTATCATAATGCTGTTTTCTGCTTTCTTCATACATATGTTCTCGTACCATCCTGGATCGAAGGATCCTTAAACATGCAGATAAGATTGTTTGTAGTTGTAGGAGTCAGTGATGTCAAGCACTGAGGTGCTAGGGTATAAAAGCAATGAGACCCTTTCGGGCAAGGCACATTAGATCAGTCACATACCTGGTGGCTGGTGCACCTAGGTGTGCTTTCTTGTATGGCGGTAGGTGCAAATAGAAGCTTGCCCAATTGAAGTACTCTTCCATttctcttattattattattattataaataaaaaaagtgGACAATATCAAATTCCTTACCTGCGTGGCTCTAGTGACTTGAGTGCACCTTGTGCCCTTGACAACATTAGCAGGATTGAAATTGTCACGTTTGCATTATTCAACCCTGAGAGTGCTCTTTGAATATTTCATTTTCCTCTCTTTTATGGTTCCATAAATTGTTCTGTATTGGACTAATAAGTTGCATCAAGTACTTTTGAGCTGAAAAAAAATTACAAGATGCTTCCTTTTATAGGTATGAAGGTGAATGGCTGCAAAACAACATGGAAGGTCATGGGGTTGTTGAAGTTGATATACCTGATATAGAACCTGTGCCAGGTTCCAAGTATGTAACAATTTGTGAACTATTTATGATGCACTTTGTTATAGTATAGGTTTCACAATCTCAGCAATGGATTTATAAACGAAGTTGGAATTTTCCCATTTTGCTAGGCTTGAAGCAAAAATGCGAGCTGAAGGGAAAATAATATCAAGAGATTTCATGACTCCAGAAGATAGAGAATGGTTAGAGATGGATGTTGAGGATAGCATTCGCCTGGCGGATGGGCAATATGAAATACCATTTTATGAGAGTGATATATGGATCAAACATTTTGGCAGAAAACCGTATGTTTCTTTATCAAGTATTCTATTTCTTTCTGTCTTATTATTGTCGTCATTGCATTCGAATCTGCCTCATTTTAATTTTTGATCATGTGCATGTTGCTTTTCCTAATCTACTCAATGGTCCAATCTGCATGTGCACATATTGAGCATTTACGTTGTATCATGCGAGGCACTTGTACCTTTTTCTGCCAAACTTTTGAGACTTTAGCAGGCATATCTCTCAATTGTGGTGTTATGAAGACAAACATTTCTGTTTCAGGGAGAAGGGTCGATACCGTTATGCTGGCCAGTGGAAGCATGGCAGAATGCATGGATGTGGTGTATATGAGGTCAATGAGCGCACCATCTATGTATGTGCTTAAAATATAAACCATTTTGTTTGAGTCTGAATTTGTGTAATTGAATCCATTTCTTCCATGAAGATGTAGTGTACATAAGATTCAATAATTGTTGCTGCAGCTCAGTTTTGCCCTCTACTTTATAGGCCTcagttttctttaaaaataatGCTTTCTAGTAACATAATagttgaaaaatagaaaatttattcaatatttttcaAAAGAAAGATGCTAAGATATAATGGTTTTAAGAGAATGCAACACATTCATCGATCAATTTGGTTGGTGGTTGatactatatatatacacacacataatATATTATTCTTTACTTGTTGTATGAACCATTTCAGCTACTCAAACTCTCTTATAAAAGTGCTTGACTGCTTTTGTATTCCATAATTTGTAATGGTGCAGGGTAGATTCTATTTTGGAGAGCTATTGGATGATTTAGATGGTTGCGATGATAACATTTCAGCGGTATTCTTAGATTTTTTTCTACTTAATAAATAGTTCAAAATGAAGTTGGGGGGAGTAAATTCTATATTATGGTATTTCTCTGACATTGTATTTTTTTCAGATGCATGCTGGTATTGCAGAGGTTGCTGCTGCTAAGGCTCGGATGTTTGTTAATAAGCCAGATGGAAGTATGTAGTCTTGCTTTATTAACTATTAGATTTGAATAGGCACAAAATCTTGTTTGACACAGTAACTTCTATGAGTTTATACATAGAAACATGATAGATCTCTGTGTGTTGTGGACACTTTTATTGGTTGCATATTTAAGAGGAAAAAGGCATCCGTCTAAGTCTTTAAAGCGATTTTACGTCACTTTTACTTTGGGTTTAGTTTATTTTaagctatttttaattattagGATTTAGTTGTTTTATTTCCTTCTAGAAACATAGTTTTATGTAATTAATCCCTATTTAAGGACTTATTGGAGAATAAAAACATAAGCAGAATTTCTATCTATTTTTTAAGAGATCTAGGTCTCTCTCTAAATGAGCCCTAAAGGTTTCAGTCTCCCTTCGATGAGTTGATCATCAATCACCATAGGTCATTCTAGGAATAGTGATAAAGGGAAGGCCATCGCTTCCAGCGTTCCTGTTAATCACCCAGTGACTTGGTCCTATCCCCACGTTCTCAACACTGCAAGTTTCTTCGACAAAAATGCATGAGGTATATTTGACGTAATTCTCTTATAATTGTCCCTACAAGCATCTGTTATGGTTGACACAAGAGTTCTCTCCGCTAGTGTCAATCATGCCAACCAATGTTCAAGCTTGTGCTATATAGATCATGGTTGTAGAGCTATGCTCGATTAAGAAATGGAAAGAGAGGAAACTAAAAGGAAAATAGAAGTGGCTGAACTTTGTACCTTGTGGTAACTGGATAAGTCAACATTTTGACTTGTGATGAAGGTGACTATATTGAAGTTGTAGATTCTTATATTTAGAGATGAATATGGGCTATAAGTTATCGATGCTAAAACCTCCCTCGAAGTCTTCTGCTTATCTGTTTATTGGGAGCAAAAGGAAGCTCTTTGGAGATTCATGGAGCCTCTTGATGACTGTTCTGTATAATTTGTTATCTGAAATTTGAATGCATGACTTTTTCTGTTGGATTTACCCTCTACATGGTACTTTGGAATCCCTAATCTCTATGCCTTTTTACATTTAATCACTGACAATTTTAAACATTAACCTTATATAATCTTGACTTGCACGCATAGTGGTTAGGGAAGAGAGAGGTCCTTATGGTGATCCTCAACATCCATATTTCTATGAGGAGGAAGATGTGTGGATGGCACCAGGCTTTATCAATCAGTTCTACGAAGTAAGTAAAAGCTTTTCTTTTGCATGGTGGATTCTTCCTGTAATAATGAAAAGGGAGAAAAAATAAGTATGTTAGTTGGCACTTGGCAGGTTCCTGATTATTGGAAGACATACGTGCATGAAGTTGATCAGGAAAGAGAAATGTGGCTAAACTCATTTTATAAAGCTCCCCTTAGGTTACCAATGCCTGCAGAGCTTGAATATTGGTGGTCGAAAGGTATTCTTTATTCGCTTCAGTTATTATTTCTTAAGTCTCCGAAAGGGATATCaaaaattctttttcttttttggttttttttaaatggaTGTTTACCATTTTCTTGATCAGATGAGACTCCTGAGTTTGTACTTATCAACAAAGAACCGGAACCTGATCCTGAAGATCCGTCAAAGCTAATATATACTGAAGACCCACTCATTTTGCATACCCCAACTGGACGATTGATCAATTACATTGAGGACGAGGAACATGGTGTCCGATTATTTTGGCAGCCACCTCTGAAAGAAGGTGAAGAGATTGATCCAAAGAAGGCTAAGTTCCTGCCCCTTGGATTTGATGAGTTCTATGGACGGGAAGTGATTCAAAAAAGGGATAATATATGGAAGCGTCTAATAACGGCAATAGAAAATGCGTTGAAGCCAGGATTTGATAAACTAGAAAAGTGGACtgaagagaagaagaaggctagTGAGTTGAAGATGAAGCTTATTGAAAAGGAACTTGATCTTATAGAGGCTGAACTGTGTTTGGAAGAGGCCATTGAAGACATGGATGAAgagttaaagaagaaagagaaaGAGGAGGAGAAGAAGATGGAAATGGGTTTGCTGGAGGATGAAGAAGGTACTTCTGTCGTGGCTAACCAAGAGGAAAAAGGCATTCCCAAAGATGTTCACAAAGTTGTTGATGAAGAGGAAGATGGAGAGGAAGACGAAGACGAAGATGAAGACGAagaggatgatgatgatgatgttacACAGTCCAGTTTTGGATCTGTTGCTGCTGATCAGAACGGAAAGAAGCCTAGGGAGCCTCCATTCTCTTCATCTTCATTGTCGTTTGCTTCTTGCAGCCTTGTTTCAGCGGTAAATTCTTATACAATTCAATTTTATTTCCATGTTTTGTTCTCATTTCTGTTCTAACTCTGTAATTTGCATGTGGAGGAAAAAATGGTCTATGAAGGTATAGCCTTTGCTCTTTGACTAATAGGGAATTTGTCTGAAAAGCCTTTATTCCGATATCAGATTGTAACCGAAATGACCATTAATGTCTATTCTGTTTATTTTCACAATTCTTTATGCTAATTGAATGGGTAGTCATTTGGAAGTTGCATTGCTTTTATATTGCAGATTTCAATAGTTACTATCTTTTGCTTTACAGGTTCCATCTACATTGCGAGAATCAATTTTAGCACTGAAACAACGTAGATTACCACTAAAATCCCATCCTCCGTCAAGTGTGGAAAGCGCCAGTGATCCATTGAAAATAATTGATTCGGTCAGTTTCCCTTTTGTGCTAGGCCACAAAGGAAGGTTGAGGGCATTCAAGCAAGATCATCATAAGTTTCAACCAGAAAACCAATCTAGTGGAAAGAAGTGTCAGTTACACTCCTTATGCAAGATCTTATCATGTCCTTCAACTACTACCAGAAGTCGTGTAAGACGACCTGGAAATCTTAACCGTTCTGAGCTGCATGCTGCACCGAAGAAATATTCAGACATCTTATCTTTGCATATTCCGGTTTGTTATTTGGAATCATACCCAGATACTAAAAGGCATTGAGCCTCATTGTAGGAACTTGAATGATTGCACTTACGAGGGTCAGAGTCTTTGTTGAGGTTGCATTTGATTGCTTTTTTGGCCAATCTTAATTTAAAGTATACACTTagcttttattttttgaaaacagaGAAAAGTAACGTCTAAGTTAAGACATTGAAAAATCATTGAGCTTTGGCACATTTTTTCCTATGCAAAGAAAAAGCTTAGACCATTGGCAAAATCTCATCTGGAATATTTCTTGGATGCTTTGATTCTTAGAAGAAAGTTGAAGGATCAACGAAAGTTTCATTCAGGCAATTGGGATTTGGGGTGAATGATCAACTTCAATACTTTTGGTCCTATTGGTtttattttcatgtaaaatttcACATTGGGAGTGCTGTGGCTAGGAGTGCAAATGGGAAAAATTTATACTCTTGGAAGATATTTGGGTTTGGCTTGAAGGTTTTTTGAATATTGGAAATCAAATTTGAATTCTACTTTGTGATTTACAGCAAGTTGAGCTATCACATGAGCTTTAATATTTGAGCTTGACTTTGATTCGTATTCGTATCAAATTTTGAACATTAACAACCGAATATGAATCATGAGAAATGGTTTTATTCTTTTATCAAGTAAACATGGTAAATGGAGCAATCTCAAGATTGATGTTTAAAGTAAAATTCCCTTGCATTTCAAGTCAAGAATATTTGTTTAAACCACCATAAAATTCCATCACTTCTGCAAACTGTGCATCTGAAGCTCAAGACTCCTCAGCAAATATTGTGGTCCAAATGCAACGAAAATTAATGTTTAAACACCATAAAACTCCATTACTTCTCCAATCTTGAAGAACCAACATTCATAATCATGTGCTATAAGTACAAAGACTCCTCAGCAAATATTGTGGTCTAAAAATAACGAATACTAATAATTAAATCACCATAAAACTCCATCACTTTTGCAATTTTGAAGAATCAACATGACATCTAACACTTGGAGGCTCATAATCATTTGCGTAGGTACAATATATTATTCTTTGAAATGTTTATTGTACTTGTGTTGTCAAATGTTGCAACACTTTGTTTAACACCATAGTGATCTCTAACGCTTGCTTTATCTAGAGAAGTTGTGTACAGTAACTTCAAGCAATGATATGCTTAGTGTTGAtagttgatatggagatagaaatTTGCTTTCTACTGTCAGTGCAGTCAACATAAATATACCCAGCTATCAATTTAAATCCAACAATGGAGGTTTCTGTTGGATAGTCTAGCAatttaaattcaataattaagcatataaatatataaataaagataCATCCATCAAAAGAGTGTCAAATATGATTCTTCAATAATTCTAGCCCAAAAGTTTAGTAAATGAGTTCATAAGCAATGGATGATGCACTATAAAAGTTTATCTGTTTAAGttcaatataaaaatttaacCTTTGATAACCTAAGAAAAAGGTGTGGAGAATTTTATCTAGAACCCTGAAATTGTTAGTGCCTCCTTCCCTGAAATACTACCCTTGTATCGATCCATTTCATGTTTTTGTTTCACCCGCtaaattttaatttctatgttttttttttcaaacatttaataatttttaatttttaaaatttttaaaaatttaaaattaagataaaattaagaaaatgcattaaatttaaagttaaacattttaaaaatagTGAAATATTATTATCTACCAAATTCACATGAAAAAAAACATCATTTGTCAATACTtaccaaaatgaaaatagaaAGCAAACATAGGTACCACAAAAATCACTTAAAAGACATGGAAAAGGCCAAAACGCCCAAAACCCTTTTGAAATGATAAACCGCTGTCTTCAATCCTAACGTTCCTTTTCTTCTTAACATTCTCTACCTTATCTTCTTCAACCTCTCCCTTCTTTCTACTGCAAAACAATGTCGAACGAAGAGGAACAACAACTACTCACTGAGTCACAAGACCCAGAAGaggatgatgaagaagaagaacaagCACAACAACTTACTGAGTC belongs to Gossypium arboreum isolate Shixiya-1 chromosome 7, ASM2569848v2, whole genome shotgun sequence and includes:
- the LOC108452989 gene encoding protein TIC 100-like isoform X1: MSNEEEQQLTESQDPEDDEEEEQAPQLTESQQQYPDSDSDSDYSSSSSDDYIEESDSETLTYTRPGEAPPETVNTPETNIRRYTRVLESKRIKRIQEEEDEDYVYFEDLWDFPPDPENWREEDLKEYWVDAPLEMTKPGWDPVWADEEDWEIVRDEIKEGRDPGIAPFYVPYRKPYPAIPDNHYDISNPKAVIEELDRIEEFLNWVSYIFPDGSSYEGTVWDDLAHGKGVYVAEQGLVRYEGEWLQNNMEGHGVVEVDIPDIEPVPGSKLEAKMRAEGKIISRDFMTPEDREWLEMDVEDSIRLADGQYEIPFYESDIWIKHFGRKPEKGRYRYAGQWKHGRMHGCGVYEVNERTIYGRFYFGELLDDLDGCDDNISAMHAGIAEVAAAKARMFVNKPDGMVREERGPYGDPQHPYFYEEEDVWMAPGFINQFYEVPDYWKTYVHEVDQEREMWLNSFYKAPLRLPMPAELEYWWSKDETPEFVLINKEPEPDPEDPSKLIYTEDPLILHTPTGRLINYIEDEEHGVRLFWQPPLKEGEEIDPKKAKFLPLGFDEFYGREVIQKRDNIWKRLITAIENALKPGFDKLEKWTEEKKKASELKMKLIEKELDLIEAELCLEEAIEDMDEELKKKEKEEEKKMEMGLLEDEEGTSVVANQEEKGIPKDVHKVVDEEEDGEEDEDEDEDEEDDDDDVTQSSFGSVAADQNGKKPREPPFSSSSLSFASCSLVSAVPSTLRESILALKQRRLPLKSHPPSSVESASDPLKIIDSVSFPFVLGHKGRLRAFKQDHHKFQPENQSSGKKCQLHSLCKILSCPSTTTRSRVRRPGNLNRSELHAAPKKYSDILSLHIPVCYLESYPDTKRH
- the LOC108452989 gene encoding protein TIC 100-like isoform X2, with the translated sequence MRKIGKLLGMRLRRAGTRGLPRFMFLIGSLIRLYRTIIMIFRTPKQLLKSWIGLRSFSIGSATFSLMEARMKARFGMIWLMEKVFMLQNRGWYEGEWLQNNMEGHGVVEVDIPDIEPVPGSKLEAKMRAEGKIISRDFMTPEDREWLEMDVEDSIRLADGQYEIPFYESDIWIKHFGRKPEKGRYRYAGQWKHGRMHGCGVYEVNERTIYGRFYFGELLDDLDGCDDNISAMHAGIAEVAAAKARMFVNKPDGMVREERGPYGDPQHPYFYEEEDVWMAPGFINQFYEVPDYWKTYVHEVDQEREMWLNSFYKAPLRLPMPAELEYWWSKDETPEFVLINKEPEPDPEDPSKLIYTEDPLILHTPTGRLINYIEDEEHGVRLFWQPPLKEGEEIDPKKAKFLPLGFDEFYGREVIQKRDNIWKRLITAIENALKPGFDKLEKWTEEKKKASELKMKLIEKELDLIEAELCLEEAIEDMDEELKKKEKEEEKKMEMGLLEDEEGTSVVANQEEKGIPKDVHKVVDEEEDGEEDEDEDEDEEDDDDDVTQSSFGSVAADQNGKKPREPPFSSSSLSFASCSLVSAVPSTLRESILALKQRRLPLKSHPPSSVESASDPLKIIDSVSFPFVLGHKGRLRAFKQDHHKFQPENQSSGKKCQLHSLCKILSCPSTTTRSRVRRPGNLNRSELHAAPKKYSDILSLHIPVCYLESYPDTKRH